Sequence from the Candidatus Eisenbacteria bacterium genome:
TACGACGCCTGCCTCGACGAGCTCACCATTTCCCGCCCGGAGCTGGTGCAGGCCGTGCACCGCGACTACATCGCGGCCGGCGCGGAGGTGCTGGAGACCAACACCTTTGGCGCCAACCGGATCAAGCTGGAACGTCACGGGCTGGGCGAGCGCGTGGTGGACCTCAACCGCCGGGCCGTGAGGCTGGCGCGCGAGGCCCGCGAGATCTCCGGACGCGACGTGTGGGTGGCCGGCTCGGTGGGCCCCCTCGGGAAGGCCTCCGACGGGCCCACGGGGCTCACCCCCGCGCGCATGGAGGGTCTGTTCCGCGAGCAGGTCGAAGGCCTGCTGGAGGGCGGCGCCGACCTGCTGGTAATCGAGACCTTCTGGGACATGGACCAGGCCCTGGCGGCCATCCGCGCCGCGCGCGCGGCGTGTTCGCTGCCGCTGGTGGCGCAGATGACCTTCACCGAGGAACTCACCACGCTGCGCGACATGACCCCCGAGGACGTGGCGCGCCTGCTGGAGGATGCCGGCGCGGACGTGATCGGCGCCAACTGCTCGGTGGGCCCGCACGGCATCCTGGAAGTGCTGGAGCGGATGGCCTCGGTCACGCAGCTGCCGCTCTCGGCCCAGCCCAACGCCGGCCTGCCGCGCATCATGGACGGACGCGTGGTCTACATCGCCAGCCCGGACTACTTCGCCGAGTACGCGGTGCGTTTCGTGGAAGCCGGAGCGCGCCTGATCGGCGGCTGTTGCGGCACCACCCCCGCGCACGTGGCGGCCATGCGCCGCACTCTCGACGAGAAGCACCCCGAGGCACGCCGCGGGCACCCCGCGGTGACCGTGGTGGAGGCCGCGCCCGAGCCCGAGGCCGGCGAGCCCACCGCCGGGGAGAGCTTCGCGGACAAGCTGGGCCGGCACTTCGTGGTCAGCGTGGAACTGGATCCCCCGCGCGGGCTCAACCCCGCCCGGCTGATCCAGGCGGCCCACCTGATGCGCGAGGAGGGCGTGGACGCGGTGAACATCGCCGACAGCCCGATGGCGCGGGTGCGCATGAGCGCGCTGGCGCTGGCCTACCTGATCCAGTCGCGCGTCGGGATCGAGACCATCCTGCACTTCACCTGCCGCGACCGGAACCTCATGGGGTTGCAGAGCGACCTGATCGGCGCGCACGCCGCGGGCATCCGCAACATCCTGGCCCTGACCGGGGACCCGCCCTCGGTGGGCGACTACGCGCAGGCCACCGCGGTCTTCGACGTGGACTCGGTGGGCCTGCTCGGGATCATCCGCCGGATGAACGACGGCTTCGACGTCAACGGCACCTCCATCGGCTCGAAGGCGCGTTTCCGGCTGGGCTGCGCGGTGAATCCCGCCTGCGAGGACCTGGACGGCGAGATCGTGCGCTTCCGCCGCAAGATGGACGCCGGCGCCGAGTTCGCCATGACCCAGCCGCTCTACCAGCTCTCCGACTGGCTGCGCTTCCGGGACCGCCTGGGCGAGGTCCGGATCCCGATCCTGATGGGGGTGCTGCCGCTGCACAGCTCGCGGCATGCCGAGTTCCTGCACCACGAGGTGCCGGGCATCTCGGTCCCGGATTCCGTGCGCGCACGCATGGGCGCCGCCGGCGCCGACGGGCTGGCCGAGGGGGCGCGGCTGGCGACATCCCTGCTGCTGGAGGCCCGCGGCGCCCTCGACGGCGTGTACCTCATGCCCTCCTTCGGTCGCTACGAGCAGATCGTGGACGTGGTGCGGGCCGCGCGCCAGGGAGCGGCCTAGTCCTTGGCCGGAAGCCCCGCCTCGCCCGCCCGCCGCGCCTTCGCCTATCTCGTCCCCTACCGGGGCCGCCTGCTCGCGGGGGCCGTGGCGCTGACCGGCGCGAACCTGCTGTCCCTGCTGCAACCCTGGGTCCTGCGCCACGCGGTGGACAGCGTCGCCCGCTGGACTCCGGGGGCCGGACCGAAGCTGCACCTCTCCGCGGGCGCCGGCGCCGCGCTGCTGGCCGACGCGGGCTGGATCCTGGGCCTGGCCGTGGCCGGCGGCCTGTGCCGCTTCGCCATGCGCTACCTCATGATCACCGTCTCCCGCGAGTGCGAGCGCGACCTGCGCGCCGACTACTTCGCGCACCTGCTGCGCCTCTCTCCCGGCTACTACCAGAAGACCCGCGTGGGCGACCTGATGAGCCGCGCCACCAACGACCTGTCCGCGGTGCGCATGCTGTGGGGCCCCGGCGTGATGCAGGGCCTGCAGACGGTGGTGACGTTCGTGGTCGCCCTGGCGCTGATGATGCGCATTGACTGGAAGCTCACGCTGCTGGCGCTGATCCCGCTGCCGCTGCTCTCGCTGGTGATGAGCCGCGTGGGCGGGGTGATCCACGACAAGTTCGAGGAGATCCAGGAGCACCTGGGGCGCATGAGCACGCGGGTGCAGGAGAACCTGGCCGGCGTGCGCGTGGTGAAGGCCTACGTGCGCGAGAGCGACGAGATCGCCTCCTTCGAGAAGCTCAACGAGGACTACGTGCGCCGCAACATGGGCCTGATTCGTCTGATCGGCTTCTTCTACCCGCTCTTCGGACTGCTCTCGGGCGCCGGGGGCGCGGTGGTGCTGTGGTTCGGCGGCCACCAGGTGATCGCGGGCAAGCTCAGCATCGGCTCGTTCGTGGCCTTCAACTCCTACCTCATGATGCTGGTGTGGCCCATGATGGCCCTGGGCTGGGTGGTGAACCTGTTCCAGCGGGGCACCGCCTCCATGGGGCGCATGGCCGCGGTGATGGACCAGGAACCCGAGTTCGTGGACCGCGAGGGCGCCCCGGAGCACCCGCTCACCGGCGCCATCCGGCTGGAGAAGCTCTCCTTCCGCTATTCCCCCGACGCCGCGTGGGCGCTGCGCGACGTTGATCTCGAGATCCCCGCGGGCCGGACCGTGGCCATCGTGGGGCCCACCGGCTCGGGCAAGAGCACGCTGCTGACGCTGCTGCCCAGGCTCCGCGAGGCCACCGAGGGCCGGGTGCTGCTGGACGGGGTGGACGTGCGCGACCTGCCGCTCAAGAGCCTGCGGGGCGCGTTCGGCTGGGTGCCGCAGGATACGTTCCTGTTCTCCGAGACGCTGCGCGAGAACATCCGCCTGGGCGGAGAGGACCACACCGCCGAGGAGGCCGCCGACCGCGCGCACCTGGGCCAGGACCTCGAGTCCTTCCCCAAGGGTCTCGAAACGGTGATCGGCGAGCGCGGCATCACCCTCTCCGGCGGGCAGAAGCAGCGCACCGCGCTGGCCCGCGCGGTGGCCCGGCGCCCGACCATCCTGGTATTGGACGACGCGTTCTCGGCGGTGGACACCAGCACCGAGGAGGCCATCCTGCGCAAGCTGGTGCCATTCATGGCCGGGCGCACCACGCTGATCGTCTCGCACCGCGTGTCCACGGTGCGCCACGCGGACCACATCGTGGTGCTGGACCGCGGCCGGATCGTGGAGCAGGGCCATCACGACGAGCTGCTGCAGATGGACGGACTGTACGCCGGCCTGGCCCGCCGCCAGCGGCTGCTCGAAGAGCTGGAGACCGAGGCGTGACCGCCGGGGCCCGCCGCGCCGGCGCGTACCCGGGACACGGACCGCGGACATGAGCGAGCTGCACGGCGAAGAGGAAGTCTTCGGCAAGGCCTATGACGGCCGCCTGATGCGCCGCCTGGTGCGTTACCTGGTGCCCTACCGGAGGTGGGTGGCCGCGGCGCTGGCGCTGATGCTGCTGGACGTGGCGGTGCAGCTGGCGGTGCCGGCCCTGTGGCGGGCCACCATCGACCGGGCGCTCGGCGCCCACAACGGCCCGCTGGTGGACCGCTTCGGCATCACGCTGGTGGCGCTGCTGCTGGGCGGATTCCTGGTGCAGTACGCCCAGACGGTGGTGCTCCAGCGCACCGGGCAGCGCATCATGTGGGACCTGCGCCGCCAGCTGTTCACGCACCTCCAGACTCAACCCCTCTCCTTCTTCGACCGCCAGCCGGTCGGCAGGCTGATGACGCGCGTCATCAACGACGTGGACGTGCTCAACGAATTGTTCACCTCCGGCATGGTCACGGTGATCGGGGACGTGTTCATGCTGCTGGGGATCCTGTGGGTCCTGTTCAGCTGGAACGCCCGCCTGGCGCTGCTCACCTTCTCGGTGCTGCCCCTGATCTTCGTGTGCACGGTGGTGTTCCGCACCAGGGTGCGTGACTCGTACCGCAAGATCCG
This genomic interval carries:
- a CDS encoding ABC transporter ATP-binding protein, with protein sequence MAGSPASPARRAFAYLVPYRGRLLAGAVALTGANLLSLLQPWVLRHAVDSVARWTPGAGPKLHLSAGAGAALLADAGWILGLAVAGGLCRFAMRYLMITVSRECERDLRADYFAHLLRLSPGYYQKTRVGDLMSRATNDLSAVRMLWGPGVMQGLQTVVTFVVALALMMRIDWKLTLLALIPLPLLSLVMSRVGGVIHDKFEEIQEHLGRMSTRVQENLAGVRVVKAYVRESDEIASFEKLNEDYVRRNMGLIRLIGFFYPLFGLLSGAGGAVVLWFGGHQVIAGKLSIGSFVAFNSYLMMLVWPMMALGWVVNLFQRGTASMGRMAAVMDQEPEFVDREGAPEHPLTGAIRLEKLSFRYSPDAAWALRDVDLEIPAGRTVAIVGPTGSGKSTLLTLLPRLREATEGRVLLDGVDVRDLPLKSLRGAFGWVPQDTFLFSETLRENIRLGGEDHTAEEAADRAHLGQDLESFPKGLETVIGERGITLSGGQKQRTALARAVARRPTILVLDDAFSAVDTSTEEAILRKLVPFMAGRTTLIVSHRVSTVRHADHIVVLDRGRIVEQGHHDELLQMDGLYAGLARRQRLLEELETEA
- a CDS encoding bifunctional homocysteine S-methyltransferase/methylenetetrahydrofolate reductase, with product MASTFLEQLRARPLLGDGAMGTLLFLRGAPYDACLDELTISRPELVQAVHRDYIAAGAEVLETNTFGANRIKLERHGLGERVVDLNRRAVRLAREAREISGRDVWVAGSVGPLGKASDGPTGLTPARMEGLFREQVEGLLEGGADLLVIETFWDMDQALAAIRAARAACSLPLVAQMTFTEELTTLRDMTPEDVARLLEDAGADVIGANCSVGPHGILEVLERMASVTQLPLSAQPNAGLPRIMDGRVVYIASPDYFAEYAVRFVEAGARLIGGCCGTTPAHVAAMRRTLDEKHPEARRGHPAVTVVEAAPEPEAGEPTAGESFADKLGRHFVVSVELDPPRGLNPARLIQAAHLMREEGVDAVNIADSPMARVRMSALALAYLIQSRVGIETILHFTCRDRNLMGLQSDLIGAHAAGIRNILALTGDPPSVGDYAQATAVFDVDSVGLLGIIRRMNDGFDVNGTSIGSKARFRLGCAVNPACEDLDGEIVRFRRKMDAGAEFAMTQPLYQLSDWLRFRDRLGEVRIPILMGVLPLHSSRHAEFLHHEVPGISVPDSVRARMGAAGADGLAEGARLATSLLLEARGALDGVYLMPSFGRYEQIVDVVRAARQGAA